Genomic segment of Methanosarcinales archaeon:
GTAGACTCATCATACTTCATTGCCATTGCTAGAGAGAAGGATAGATGGCACAAAGATGCTTTAAAACTTGTTGATAAGACAAATGATTCTATGATGATATCTGACTTCATTATTAGCGAAAGTGTTACACTGGTGGGATCGCTGGAAGGAGGGAAGGCAGGCAGGATACTTTATGAATATTTCATAGATAACTGCAAAATATACTTTATGGATGATGAAATACTTTCAAAAGCGATGGATTCTTTTCTAAAGTATGATGGTTCGTTATCACTGGCTGATGCTACATCTGTTGAAGTGATGAAAAAACATAGAATAAAAAAGATACTCTCCTTTGACAGTGATTTTGATAAAATAAAAGAAATTGACAGAATACATTAACAATACTACTGAACTTTCAAATGCTCTTTTCCTGCCTGTGTCGTCTTCCTACCCTGGGGAGTACGTTGAATAAAACCGATCTGAATTAGATACGGCTCATACA
This window contains:
- a CDS encoding type II toxin-antitoxin system VapC family toxin, producing MTFVDSSYFIAIAREKDRWHKDALKLVDKTNDSMMISDFIISESVTLVGSLEGGKAGRILYEYFIDNCKIYFMDDEILSKAMDSFLKYDGSLSLADATSVEVMKKHRIKKILSFDSDFDKIKEIDRIH